The genomic DNA ATCCGGCCGAGGAGTGCAGCGAGCTGCCATTGGAGTAGTTGGTGCCTGTTGACGCCACCGAGCTGGACACCAGACTGTCGTTGGGCGTAAGGAACCCGCTGGAGCCCAGCTCACCCACCCCCTCACCCTTCTCGCTGCCCCGCTGGCAGGCGGCGGCTAGGGCGCGGAGTTTGCGTTCACGCTCCACCTCAAAGAAGGGGCGCTCTGAGGCATGGCTCTGCTGGCGGTCAGATAAACAGCGGAGGGCGGCTTCAAGGTCCTGGCCTCCAGGCATGCCCGGCATACCCAGACGCTTAGGGCCACTTACACTGAGATCAGAGAGAAATAAAGGAAGGTTAATGATATACTGCACACTGTTGATGCACGAACACTCAGAGCAGAGGAGGTAGGATAGGTTTTGAATACAAATACACTGCTGTTATTAGTACACATAGACCAGAGAAATATAAGCTGTATGTTTGAACATGTATGAAAGACAGTCCATTAATATACTAtggaaaagcatttcactgttagtctacgccTGTTGTCTGCgaagtatgtgacaaatacaaattcATTTGAAAAGTAAATACTCTGTGTGTCTGAGGTCTGTAGACTCTATGAGAGTTAATGTGATTCACACATATACCCATAAATACCCATGTACACtcccggtcaaaagttttagaatgcctaatcatgtagtaaccaaataaagtgctaaacaaatcaaaatatattttatatttgagcttTTTCAATtaggcaccctttgccttggtgacagctttgcacactcttggcattctctcaaccagcttcatcaggtagacacctggaatgcatttcaaataacaggtgtgccttcttaaaagttcatttgtggaatttctttcctttaatgtgtttgagccaatcagtagtCTTCTGaaaaggtaggggggtatacagaagatagccctatttggtaaaagaccaagtccatattatggcaagaacagctcaaataagttaGGAGACACGACAGTCATAATTTCATGCTATTTaatagtttatgtcttcactattattctacaatgtagaaaataccaaaaaaataaagaaaaacccttgaatgagtaggtgttctaaaacctttgaccgggAGTGTATATTTACACACGGTTGCCAGTCTCACCTGCTGTCCTCAGTGTGTGCCACCTCTGCCAGTCTCGATACGGCACGAGGTGGTTTGTCCTCCAAGGTGAGGCTGGCGCTGTCTGAGCCGTAGTAGCTGGTACGAGGGGTGGAGGCACGGCTGGAGCGCAGCGACACAGGGCTGGAGCCGGGCACCTGGCCGGGGGAGTGGCACCGCGACCGCAGCCTCGACGCTTGGTTCACCACCTTCACCGTCTCAAACACGCGCCACGGGTGATTCCTTTGACAACCATAGATAAACCATATAGATTAGTGGTGGTGACAAAGTGCTTGGTAGTAAGTCTAACATTGTCAGTGTGTTTCTGCTTGAAAATCCAATCTCCTTTAGTGTAATTCTGGAAACATTTCAAACATTGTACTTGACTTATTCTATATTATTCATCAACAGATGTGCTTTGTTATGTCATGCTGTCTTTGTTCAATCAAACATACTTGATAACACTTCACCTCTGGCACATGACTGACATACCGGCATTGTCATTCAACTGAGCTTAACAGGTTGGAAAAAGCACATTGTCCCCGGTGTTTTATGTTTTCACAGTGACATCATCACTCACTTGTACTCGGAGGGGGCGGGGACGTCCAGGCCCTTGCGGAAGGTGCCCTCAATCTCCGCTGCGAGGGAGTCCATGGGGAACACGGCTGATAGGGAGCTGTAGCGCTGCACCGTGCTGTTGGGCAGGCTCTTGTTGCGCAGGTTCTTAATGTCCTCTCTGGCCTCCCGTAGCATGTCCTCACACTCCGAGTACTTGTCCTGCAGGTAGTTTAGCTGCAGCCAGGGAGTGCCAGAGGTCAGTTAGATACACACTGCTACTGTGGTTATTTACAAGCTTGCCTTGAGGGACAGATCTACGATCAGCTTAGCCTCCTCAAATCATTGCATTAACAATAAGGGGGAAAAGCCAAAAACAGACCATAGATTTGTGTTAAAGAGCAACTTTATCCTAATAGTTCTAGATAGCTCATTGGAGGGTAATGGATTGTTGGGAGAGTGTGGAGGGCGTGTCTTACCTCTGATTTGAGCTGTGATTGGCTCTCCCGTGAGGCACTCAGGTGCTGGGTCAGCTCTTCGTTGTCAGTGGTGAGCTagaggaacagagtggagagttAATACCATGATCGTATCAGTGACACTGTTTACCAACTTGATACTGTAGATTCCAACTTCAGTGCACACGTAAATATTTAATGTACTCCCTTATAGAAGTGTTCGGTGTGGGTGAGTCTTGAGTCTTTTGTCCTTGTGGAACCTCAAGGCATGAGAGGAGTGCCATgtcaactctgtgtgtgtgtccgtgcactgcatgtgtgtgtgtgtgtctgggtatGCATTTAGGTGTGTGTATGACTTTGCCTCGTTGGGTCTGTGATCACTCACCCTTTTGCACCGTGCCTGCAGGTCGACTATTTGTGCGAGCAGGGAGCTGATCTCCTCCTGCTGCCTGAGGGTGTCCTCCACCTTGCGGGCCAACTCATCAGACAGGTCCACCACCTGCTTATTCACAGAGGCTGGGGGAGGGAGGTAGAACAAAaataaaaagagggagagaaggagagaacacgatagagagagaaaaagagggagagagacagagagggttagtatGAATACACAGTATGAACACATACTGTTTTCACTGTATTCACCCACTCACCAATTACCTCTACCTCAGGAACACAGTAATAACGTATACCTTAACAAATATGCATAGTATTACACTGTAGTACATATACTTACTGAGTtcctccacacacaccatcatcagCTCCTGCTCTTGTTCCTCATAGTTAGCGGTCTCTGATGTCAGTTCATTGGCCTGTGGAGTAGCAACATCAATTGCATTAGCAAGTTTCCAATCCACTTCAACGATTTCAGGTATTTGGAAGTAGTCAGTGTTCCACACCTCACAGCGTAGTTTGAGGTTCTCCTCCTCCAGACCTTTGAGTTTCTGCTGTATGAAGTCATAATTGACAAAGTTACTGATGGAGTTAAATGACTCGTTCCTCTTCATTCTGAAaaccaggagagagggagaatgcgGTCAGAATTTAAGTCTTAcgtttacagtgccttgcgaaagtattcagcccccttgaactttgcgaccttttgccacatttcaggcttcaaacataaagatagaaaactgtatttttttgtgaagaatcaacaacaagtgggacacagtcatgaagtggaacgacatttattggataattcaaacgtttttaacaaatcaaaaactgaaaaaattggccgtgcaaaattattcagcccctttactttcagtgcagcaaactctctccagaagttcagtgaggatctctgaatgatccaatgatgacctaaatgactaatgatgataaatacaatccacctgtgtgtaatcaagtctccgtataaatgcacctgcactgtgatagtctcagaggtccgttaaaagcgcagagagcatcatgaagaacaaggaacacaccaggcaggtccgagatactgttgtgaagaagtttaaagccggatttggatacaaaaagatttcccaagctttaaacatcccaaggagcactgtgcaagcgataatattgaaatggaaggagtatcagaccactgcaaatctaccaagacctggccgtccctctaaattttcagctcatacaaggagaagactgatcagagatgcagccaagaggcccatgatcactctggatgaactgcagaaatctacagctgaggtgggagactctgtccataggacaacaatcagtcgtatattgaacaaatctggcctttatggaagagtggcaagaagaaagccatttcttaaagatatccataaaaagtgttgtttaaagtttgccacaagccacctgggagacacaccaaacatgtggaagaaggtgctctggtcagatgaaaccaaaattgaactttttggcaacaatgcaaaacgttatgtttggcgtaaaagcaacacagctcatcaccctgaacctaccatccccactgtcaaacatggtggtggcagcatcatggtttgggcctgattttcttcagcagggacaaggaagatggttaaaattgatgggaagatggatggagccaaatacaggaccattctggaagaacctgatggagtctgcaaaagacctgagactgggacggagatttgtcttccaacaagacaatgatccaaaacataaagcaaaatctacaatggaatggttcaaaaataaacatatccaggtgttagaatggccaagtcaaagtccagacctgaatccaatcgagaatctgtggaaagaactgaaaactgctgttcacaaatgctctccatccaacctcactgacatcgagctgttttgcaaggaagaatgagaaaaaatgtcagtctctcgatgtgcaaaactgatagagacataccccaagcgacttacagctgtaatcgcagcaaaaggtggcgctacaaagtattaacttaagggggctgaataattttgcacgcccaatttttcagtttttgatttgttaaaaaagtttgaaatatccaataaatgtcgttccacttcatgatggtttcccacttgttgttgattcttcacaaaaaaatacagttttatatctttatgtttgaagtctgaaatgtggcaaaaggtcgcatagttcaagggggccgaatactttcgcaaggcactgtacctgccAAAGTTGTGCTGATATGCCTGAGGGGATGTACGATGTGTATGTGTACTctgcagtgtatgtgtgtgtgtacacactcaCAGTGCGTGTGAGTCGGAGGCGTTCTCGATCTCCTCTGTGCTGGCGTACAAGTGGAGCAGGTCGTCTCTCATGGAGAGCTCATGTCGCAGCTGGGCTATCTGGTGAATTGGAACCAGGAAGCAGGGTCAGAGTACTGAACTAGGATCTATCATGTAAAATGGTCCCCATTCCTGGTCCGGGCGAGTTAccgggtgtgcaggcttttgatcCTGCCTAGCATTCATGCAATGATTCAAGTGATACAAGGTCTAAATCAAAGTTGAACCAGCTGTGTTAATGCCGGGGTGGAACTAAAGACTACATACGGTGTATGCATTTCCTCTCGCTAAATGCTATGCTCCAGTACTactgtattctgtctgtaatAGGTGAGATAAATCAAAGTAGGACCACAGTGATGGTTTCATACCTCTTCCTTAGCAATCTCCAGCTGTTCGTCCATTAACTCATTCCGTGCCGTTAGATCCCGATTCTGCTTGAGCAGTGATTGGCCGATCCGGGCCGCCAACTCGAGGTCCCGCTCTTTCTGCAAGACGACAGCGGTTTGATGTTCTTCATTCTGTGATGTAGTTACAGTCTAGTTTCTAGTAGAATACTTGTTTATCGCTGAGTCTACAAGCAACATGCTTTTGGCTGATGACTATTGTGATTTGCTCAAATCTATAATATACTCAGGTACACGTTATTCAATTTGATGAAGGGTTCACGTATGAAAACAATCCCGTTATATTTACTTACCTCTTCCAGTAGGTGAGTGACAGCCTCGATGTCATGGTACGTCTTAGTGACCTGGCCAACTCTCTCTGAACACAGCACTGTAGGTGGGAGatggggaatggagggagaaaagAAAAATACCTGGTTAATATATGGTTCACTGAAAAGTAAGAGTATTGGACAGTGAATTATTGggacagtatagagacagtaactTTCTGGTTAGAAACTTAAATTGGTCACAGGAGCTAAGATCATTTCTGGCATACACTGACCACGATATCAGGAAGTAAAACTTTGACAGGTAAAAGCTAACTGCCCAGGTCATTATTGTCCCGCAACTATGTCCTCTCTTATCCCCTCTCATTCAGTGAATGACTCATGGTCAACAACAGTTGAAAGGAAACAGACCGGGGCACTGACCGCCAcatagccagtcagtcagagctTATCCTCTTAGCCTGATCCTCATTACAGGGataagacccatctctctctttccctctgataTAAATATACCTCAGCACAAGCTGCTGTAGAAAACGGTAATGAGAACAGTTAACTCCCAGTAGGAAGTCGGGCTGGATATCTATGGCCGTGATTATAGAGAAGTCTGGTTATTGACAGGTCAGTTTGTTTACTGGTTTGTGAATGGACACCGCGACAATGTTCAGGACTGATGGGCGGGTCAATAGTGGTCATCCTGTTTAGAAGCTGAGTCATCATGGAGTTACAGTTGATGCTTCGTTTGTCATAGTAATCATTCTGGTGACCTAAAGAAGGGGGACCCATGGTTTCTGTGCAAGGCCTCATCTCCAAATAATCCCAAAATATGTTTCTATCCCGACCAATCAGCCGGGAATTTCAAGTTGACATTTATTTTCATCAGCATACATCCTGCAGATGTAGTCTCATGCAGGTACATGCCATTAAAAATCTCCCTTTGATCAAAAGCCTGGCTGGCACCAAGGAGATGAGGTACTCatcagtactgtacagtagattCAAATCATTAAAGTGAGGGGCAGCATTTGGCTGAAAATGGGGTGACTGTAACAGCATCCATGAGCCAATTATTCAATGGAATGAAATGGTCCTGGGCCGGATCAACTGTATGCCTACAGTCATTAATCCTTTGAACCCTTTAAGAAAATAGTGTGTGTCCTTGTTTAGAGGGGATGGGGGTCTGCAGCGTGGGAAAAAAAGAGATATAGGGAGAGCaaatgagaaggagagaaacagagaattaaataaaaggagaaggagagaaagaaagagaaataaCATCTTGTTCTAGGATACTGAGACCGGTCCACAGAAGCGGGTGGTGGTTGAGTTGGATCCAACTGCTTCCCGCAGCACTGGGCACGGGTACTAGCAGACTGCAGCTACAATGCCAACCTATCCCCTGCAACAGACAGAGCTGCTACTTATGCACCAAAAGAAGTGCCAATACGTTGCAGGTCATTTGTTTATCGCTGAGTCTACAATGATACATTCCTACAGTTCAGTATATCATAAAGACAAACCCTAATTGTGTTCTTTTATTAAGACGAACATTCTGTAAAATACCCCGGAATAGCCTAATCTGGACAATCAGTTTGATCAGGTAGCCTACCATTTTCAATGGTAGAGCAGAGCAAGGGTGTCCAGTTTTCAATAATAAGATTACATAGCCACATGGATAACTGACCCTAAGTAAGTATAGCTTCCTAAAACACTGTCGTCCTAACTGGGATAGGCGAACTGCTAATGTTCCCATCTGGAACTACAATTAAAATAGCTTCCTCCATAGAACAAAAAGGCACATTTTCTAATATGGCTAGGCCTACTTCAATTAAAGTAACTTCCTAGAACAAAGATTAATTATAAAATCGGGCCACTACAATTGAAATAGCTCTATCCATGGAACAATTCCTAATTGTACTATTATCAAAATAGATTCATCCATAGAACTTAAAATCCAATGATTATATGGTAATTTACTTGGAGTACATACTTATGCTAATGCTAAATCCCCATTTAGCTTCCCCAATAGCTTCTCAATCTTTACAAGCTTATAGACCGGACTACTTTCCAGACAAGAAAAGGGTATTTAGTTCAGACACACTGAAGACAGAACATTGTGTTGGACTATCAAGAAGAACTAATGCTGAATTTTTATGTTAACTTATTTTCTTAATTTATTTTCACAGTGTCAAGCTTTATTGATTTCTTTGGAAAGAAAATGTTTCAAGAATGATGAAATCTGAGTGGACTATCCCTTTTAAAGCTAtgccacagtacagtagttgaTTGACTGTCTGTGAGcaatacatactgtactatattaccCACTAAGACCACACTATCCTAGCTCAATGTACCCTAACCGAGAGGGTTCAGAGTGGATCCTGTACAGTACATAGGAGCCTACAGGATCAACAGGGATCCATAGGGATCAATCCCACAAGCTGAACTGTCAGTCTGATTCTCGCATCACTACAGACGTTATCATAAGcctttctcccaatcttcttggAACGTCCATTCTGCGGCATTAGACTACTAATACAGGGCAGGCCATTGTATGGGCCTGGGACAGATTTCAGAAACTTGCacgtgacatcacaatacctacGTCTTCCTGCCCTGATCCGTTTAGCTGTGTGGTGCAGGGgtcagggagaaagagacagccagTACACCAATGTCCTGCCTAGAGGGTCATTGAGGCCTACTATGAGTGCTTTAAGGCAGTAAAGAGCCAGTGAATCTCAATATTGAACTTGGGTCTATAAACATTAAAACCCAATTGACTATTTGGTCTGAAATATTAGACCTCTACGTAATCTATTAAATATATTAGACCTCATCAAATATATCCGGCCTCTAGCTATACATAATGTATGATTACATCATTAGCCTAGTTAATTCCACGTAATACTAAATGACGACAAGGGAGATAAGAAATCATAATTTGTGGCAGAAACTGCACCCAGGTTAAAGTTTCTGCCCGTCTGTGGTGTAGGCAGCCCTGAGGACATCATCATCAAATCCCTTGAGTAGCAGTGCCTACAGATTACAGCTTTACTGTACTTGTGTAATGAAATATTATAATTCATCCAATTTTATTTAGCCATTGTGTAACCGTCATGTAACGCCAGAGATTTTCTAGAAAAGTCTGTTCGTTTTCTGGGTATCTGCCAGCATCTATGCCAGTGTCGCAGTGCACTAACAGAAAaggtgccagccagccagcacgctGCCCGTTCAGACAAAGGACCAAATGGAGGCTGAAAAGAAAGACGTTCTCTAGCTGAAATAGGCCACTTCTTAGAAACTATATATCAGTGTGTCAAACCAGGGTGCCCCTTTAATCTGCAAGTCAAACCCTTGATAGTGTACAGTAATTTCTGATCTATATTGCAAAGAATCAATCTAGAATATTCTGAGATAGAATGAATAATCTGCCGTATTCTTATTTCATATACTCAgtattatactgtagtagtatcattctagattttttctattgtatgtttgtttatgccatatgtaactctgtgttgttgtttgtgtggcactgctttgctttatcttggccaggtcgcagttgtaaatgagaacttgttctcaactagcctacctggttaaattttttattttacctttatttaactaggcaagccagttaagaacaaattcttattttcaatgacggcctaggaacagtgggttaactgcctgttcagaatgacaaataaatgtgaaataaaattATACACTCGGTGGCCAGTTTATttggtacacccatctagtacaaAGTCGGACCCcgctttgcctccagaacagcctgaattctttgggGAATAGACATGTTACTcagttggtatcaagggacctaacatgtgccaggaaaacattccccacccCATTACACCACCAGCCTCTACCGTTGACAACAGGCAGGATGAGGCCATGGgctcatgctgcttacgccaaatcctgactcagcatgacgcaacaggaaccgggattcgtcAGAACAGGCAAcatttttccactcctcaattgtccagtgttggtgatcacgtgcccactggagccgcttcttcttgtttttacctgataggagtggaacctgaTGTGCtcatctgctgcaatagcccatccccGACAAGGACCGACGAGTTGTGTGTCCCAAGGTACTggaaccagtgcgcctggcaccgacgatcatgccacgctcaaagttgcttaggtcactcgttttgcccattctaacattcaacTGAACAAAAACGGAATGTCTCcatgcctgctttatatagcaagccacgtgactcactgtataatatactgtaatcCAGCATATGGAATATTGCTAGAGGCACGGAGTGAAGACAATTAACTAGGGTGTGAATCTAGGGCATCATCATGATACCTGCCACATTGAAGGACCATAACAGAATAGCATGGTCAGCATGACCAGCTTGTCATTTCATCAATTTAGGGCATGAATTGAAAATTCGATTAAATGCCCACTGAAACAATTATGGAAAATTACCCAATTCAAACATGAGGGGTTGGTTCAATTTCTTAATTTAAGATATGATAGATCCCATCTTTACAAAACATTGTTCTCATCAGGGCAATTGGACAGTACAATAACATactcactgggcaaaaactggttgaatcaacctTTGTTTCCTGTCATTTCAACCCAAAAAAATCTATATGATGACatcaacgtggaaaactaatTGGATTTGCAAAATGTCATCAATTGTAAGGGCATTTAGACACCCAACTTTTAACATAAATCCAATAacatgtgaaatgtatttttaACCAAACTGACGTCTGTGCCGAGTGGGTAGCCAGTACTTCCATGTTTTTGACCTTCATATTGAGTCCTAAAAGTCCACAAACCTTTTCCAGCCAGTCTGTCTACTGCAGCCCAAAGTCAATGACACTCAAAAGGCACAGAGACAATACACCACAGAAAACACTGCTGCTGCTGACGGAAAACACACAAACTGCTGCTAAGAACACACACTGTGCACAGTGACCTTCACACTCAATGGGGAGAACTGCAAGCTCAGTATACCTGGCAGCCCCTGTTCACTGGAGGTAAGTTACACATTTGGCATATGTGACTTCAATGACTCAAAAGTAGAGACACAGATCAGGCTTCAGATattcatatacacacatacagccaGTCGATAACCTAACCATGTGTTACTGCATGTGAATGAAATCACAGCTGAAAGAACCATTCATACAACAAATAATTCATGCATAAGCACCTTCCCAGCCATACAGTCACT from Oncorhynchus keta strain PuntledgeMale-10-30-2019 chromosome 10, Oket_V2, whole genome shotgun sequence includes the following:
- the LOC118389402 gene encoding trafficking kinesin-binding protein 1-like, whose product is MAKEHQRRDLPTGLYEFNASPLEATRGPQSLTETNPESSTLTLNTLAPVKLSHPHPSPSPPHLFFWPAHSPLDPLLTLSLYRGEASGGLDEETLPLYEGLNKECDLLERVDRGSHDVSTLTELCSGGDSEVEIVSLLSEGLPNYTLRADCMFGYDHDDWLHTPLLPPEVALGLTHDQIEETLKYFLLCSERVGQVTKTYHDIEAVTHLLEEKERDLELAARIGQSLLKQNRDLTARNELMDEQLEIAKEEIAQLRHELSMRDDLLHLYASTEEIENASDSHALMKRNESFNSISNFVNYDFIQQKLKGLEEENLKLRCEANELTSETANYEEQEQELMMVCVEELTSVNKQVVDLSDELARKVEDTLRQQEEISSLLAQIVDLQARCKRLTTDNEELTQHLSASRESQSQLKSELNYLQDKYSECEDMLREAREDIKNLRNKSLPNSTVQRYSSLSAVFPMDSLAAEIEGTFRKGLDVPAPSEYKNHPWRVFETVKVVNQASRLRSRCHSPGQVPGSSPVSLRSSRASTPRTSYYGSDSASLTLEDKPPRAVSRLAEVAHTEDSSVSGPKRLGMPGMPGGQDLEAALRCLSDRQQSHASERPFFEVERERKLRALAAACQRGSEKGEGVGELGSSGFLTPNDSLVSSSVASTGTNYSNGSSLHSSAGSGGLRSYLPDRLQIVKPLEGSVTLHHWQQLAKPNLGGILHPRPGVLTKDFRELEIDLQHVYSLNDLEEDEPDLLQLSHGLAAGTMVTPPSSGPNLPQTPPTHTVTTCRRHHPSLLLPSFSTSLCSRSLSARGSCEHLSPTSPSSSYQQHCVLTLDPSQSGGHHSTSTPAPPLSLGLLKLLEEQGISASTLPYPYQQLTPHTPHTRPTTAEEEQGGGTCIMEEEGRMNIFSFNLVEKLRSLGLHKVAARGVVD